AGCCGTTCACCCGGCACGTACAATTGTCGCGCCAATCACAAAGTGAATAGCGCCACTTCCGTTTTGTGGAACGGCTCCACTGATTCGGAAGAAACATTACCCCGAACAAGCCGAATCGTTTGATCAACAGTATAGTCGATACGTCTTGCGCACGCGGCGCTTGTGGCAACGTTCAGCGCTTGcgcattttagaaaaatacaacaCTAAATTCTTGGAGCGACTGATCTCTGTAAGTTCGGGGTAATGCGTGCACCGAAACCGGAGCGGACGTCACACCAAACCGAAATGCAGGGACTCTCCCTCAGCTGGCACGACGGTTTTACCTGAATTCTCTCCATGCAAACTTTCTaaattagagtaatatatagaAATTCTATGAATGAGCATTGAGAATGCAAAGGGATTATATTAAGTACAATGGTTACTAATTTTAAGATCCCAGGTATATCCTCTAATCCGACGCGAGATATACTGGATGAAGGCAACTGAGGggtagcaatggtgggggtacacTCAAGTAGGTATAAATGCGAGTCGTTCGACGACCTAAGGACAAAGGACGCTATGGAATCCGGACGCTCAAATGCTGATCTATAATTTATTATCTCGGTTGatggtatttatttttattaataaaagcaAATTTGTATTACAGCTACAAAGCAGATGAAAATGGAAACCATGCGAGTTTCAAGTTTGGAACGGGATTGCCGGGAAGTTCACCCTCTCGAGGATCGCAACCTGTCGGCGGAGGGGACAATAAGGGGGGTGTGAAGGGGGCAAATACAAAAAGTACCGGAGGCGGCAGTGGACCGAGTTCTTTCTTACCACCGGGTCAAAAGGGAAAAACCGAGGAGAGAAGTTACTTGCCTCCCAGCTAGGATAGACTCTATGTCCATACGATTATATCatatttattgttataatttttcaataaaagttttagCGACATtgcttctttatattttaaatctatagaaCCTGCTTGAAATTGACAAATCTggagtttaaaatttgtattattttttcaacagcataacttattttttaggatagaaattccaaaaattttctgCGCCGCAGGAATAAATTTGGTAACACAAAAATTCACTGAAATAATATAGAATttgcatgaatttttttattcaaattttattatataaatatttgatcatcGTATATTAAACCGGTATGACATATTTAATATTAGTCAAAAAAAATGCCAGTTTAATAAGATTCCTGAcgcttttacaaattaaattaaaaattaactaaacatatctaatatttattaactttatGTAAAGCTCAGTTTCGCAATTTCAGAGAGTAAAATTAGGATCCGCGATAAGTTGTGTAGCCAAAAGGACTGAGAAGAAGAGGGATGTGATAGTGATCCAGAGGATTTTCGATATCAAACACAATTTCTACAAAAGGATACATCGATTTAGTGCTTgtagtttcaaaatattgtgaGACAAAGAAATGGACTTTGTATCTTCCTGAGGTGAAATTTTCAATCCCTACGAGATCGTTACACCGACCATCACCATTAGtttcgctgaaaaaaatttcaagactcaacaattttctagcaaattccGAATGCAGTGAAACCtttcaatagcccttccgagaatcgatgccgcgccgcaggtaggtgtaacaggagctgcgcggggtgcgcgggatctacATTTttcactcaagcgtgaacaaagaAAAGCGGAGCAGGCTTTAATGACTTAGTTCCCGCCTACCGTCAGCTCCAAAATCGGCGCTaatgaagagtttcactgtactttttatttcttttcgaaaCTTTTCGAGATCTGCATCAGATTCTTTCTGAAAAGCTTCGATAAAAAATctcttaatttcatttataattgatTTACAAGCTATTTGTACTAGCTTGAATTTTTAGGTGCACATTTCTGAAAGAAACGGAAAGTTTCGGATAGAGATCTTGCACTTTTTTAGCAAGGTTAAaggttaaattcaaaatatttacgcCGATTTCGTGTTCATGTacacatttataaacaaaaatttgctatatattttttaagaataatttacattttcttctaATAATTAAGACTTTATTTTAAGGGACCATACTttaattacgtaacagctcaaagggggggggggggtgagacaTTTTgctaataaatgtttttaattgaataatcaattaatgaacttgaaaattgtcaaaattatattattttaagcaattttcagctaaaaacattaaaaattgaaacattaagtTTTTAAGCAGCCttgaaaagcttccaaattttacaacaaaatcttgagaaatacacaaattatttaaaattttttcgaatttaaaattattttcgaaatttttaaaatcttctaaacatcttttgaaatgaatcgaatttttcttccattttttagaaaatcttgctTACTATCTGTAGAAaatattcgaatcattttaagttttaaaaagattcaaaatttgaaattatttcaaataatttaaacgcgGTGTatgtaccgacaaaattcggctattcgcaccaaaatttcggtactaATAGCCAcagtctacttttttaaaaatgttgatttttgcatATTGCACAAAAAACTTAAggatctttttaagaattgtgaaagactttaaaagaataaaaatattttcttaagatgcctaggaaaattaaaaacgattttccatgttataaaattatttaaatattttaaaagtttttcaaaattgtcaaaaaagaatcgggaagatttgaaggaaatcttttaaaatttacaggattttttgaaaatggtaggacattcgattcattttaaaagatatgtattgcatttttcctaaaatttttagaaaatccaggaaattaaaaaaaatgctttataatattcttttaaaataattattcaagatgaaaaattactttctgttTTCCTGGGACTCTTAAGATAAtatttgttattcttttgaagcctttcacaaatattaaaacccttttaaattttttacttgaaatctacaaaaatctacattttattttttgaaaaattcgggCTTTTGAAACTAATATGGGGTTTTAAAAGGGAAAagccctattttcaaaaaaaaaaaaaaaaatgaaaaaacaagtaGTTGTTataaattacaactattttttctcgaaaaattgtttttttgatttaaaaatttacctctttcaatagaatcttttttttttaatgcaaatatttgattgaaaattcgattgattagcagaaaattaacttattgtttacaattattatttttgtgttgaaaagtgaactggaatcttctttgggtgaaaatttaactatttttttaaagttatttttttaactcatctgttttagaagaaatttgatctttcttgagtgaaatgcaacttactgtttgaaaattaaactattttgttaaaaattcaattgctttttttaacatttatttatttggtaagaaatttcctttttttttttaaatttatattttggtgttgaaaaatgaactgaaatcttttctggatgaaagttcaaatgataaaaaaattttgtcgttttttttttctgaaattcatctGTTATACTACAAACTTCATCttgcttggataaaaatgcaacaatctggtagagaattgaactattttgttaaaaaatcatcctttttctttgaaaaaattcgttttttaaatataaaattaagttttttcgtaaaaacttattttttgttgaaaaattcatgttttgatagTGAAAAGTCAACCTgagtcttttttggatgaaaattccactatctttttgaaaaaaaaataaataaaacttgatcccttttaagagaaatttaatctgttttttaatacaaatggaACTATTCggtaaagaattcaataatttggttaaaaaatcgtcttttcagattgacaattcaatttttttcgtagaaatttatttcttttttaaaaattcatattttgatcgtgaaaagttaactgaaatctttcttaaccgaaaattcaactattgtttttgacaatttatcgctctgatttaaaaattcatctgagtagtaatatcattttttaaagtgaaaatgcatctttttggcccaaaattattttttacttgagtattcaactattttgtttgaaagatttgattaaatcactttgtcaagaaatttatcttcttcttcacgattcatatttttagttgaaaattcgtctcattgttaaaattttttttattgaacgttggaaatttaattgattagacaaaaattctttttttgttcaaaatttttttttaactgaaaatttaatttttctattttttaaggatctttttagttgaaagttctccctttttggtaaaaaaataattttcttggtttaaaattctacgttTATTGGGTAAAATTGCATccgtttcgtggaaaattaatttttcgctgaagtcatattttagcttgaaaattcaatttttgtagtaaaaattcgtttttagccttgaaggttcaacaatttagataaactttcatttctttcttgggcaaaaaatctatttattgaaatttcgtgttttgggttttaaaaacctctttttgcataaatatcttttttttattgaaatataatcggtgacactttttttgttgggggtttttttttaggtttaaaattcaactaagattttcaaaattaaattattttgctgaacattcaagtattttgttaaaaattcatcttttatagtggaaattttgttttttttctttaaaataaatgaataaattgcaaaatttgaaatatatatccgaagttaatcaaagaaaaatcagggaattttgaaaatgatctcgCACATCTTGCctaattctaataatatttttattatcaaaccaaatttcttattaaaattttaataaaacttttctgGAAAGTAAAAATTccgtacaattaaaaaatagggggccgttacgtaatttaaataaGGCCCCTAAGTAGTTATTGcagatatttttgatagaaataataTCAACAGTTTTAATGTTTATTTGGttctttttattgatttttttttcagtaaaaaataagtaattccTCACCTCTTTTTCAGCAGAGTCCACTGTTGATCAACAAATTGAAACAAACTCACAGGCAAGTTTGCGGCCGGTTTGCCGCTGCTCGTATCGAGCACATGAGAAGTGATCGGAGCTTTCTGAGGGACAATCTGCAAATACGAACTCATCAATCGCAACAATAACAATCTGTAAATTCATTTGTGGCAAcagtttctttattaaaatctatcactcgaaatttaaactaaaagaaaagcGGCAATtcttattaaacaattaaatttaaggtttgaaaggttaattttgaagaataaaaagagaaattattaCCGACTTATCAGTCATAATGAAGCACTTGAACGGCTAGACGGACGCTAATGACCGACCAACTGACTGACTACTTTTACTCAACAAATGTCGACCATGATCTTATCTGCTGAAGCCACAGTGGCGCAAAGCCGTAAACCAACACACGTTGAGAAAATATCACGTGACTTACTGTCACGTCACCACTGATCGGCtgctgataattttttatcataaaacttTCTTATATCTGCTAGACGAGTCATTATTATTTATGCCTAAAAACCTCATTTtagtgcaattatttttttttaaatttacacaatcttttcaaaatttcgaaactgTAAAGTActgcagaaaaaaaaataaaatatacaaaaacttGGCACTGTTGGATACAACAGAGTTCGAAAAGTGGATAAAAATTAGCCTAAAAAATGAATATACATAATTATGTTTTTGGAAGCTGGAggtttaattatacttttcaaggATGTATAATAATTCAGTGGCGTCACTCTAAAGCGAAAAAAAGTGGGTAAATTTGATATTTGATTAAAGAATTTAACACGTAGGTTTATGGCACTTGTTAAATTTATATAAGTTTTTCTCGAGAAGCGTTACATAAGCGACCAAAATTGTCAGTCCCACTCAaccgacaaatttttatttcggaaACGCTTCTGTCTTTCTTATAATAATTCGAAAACCAGTAAATATTTTACTACAGTTTTGATCCAATTTGaaagaagagattttaaaattaaatcttaaattgcATGGTGGGTATAAAacaccccaagcaattttcaaacacttataaaccatacttaatttgaaaaaattcagcaagtgtcgccatctagctttatttgaagacactaactgtaagtaaagtcgtttagcgTACTGCGGCTGCTGAAAATGGAGGTAAAAAAAATGGGGTATCTGACACCcagtgtgtatatatatatttttttatttcatactttttttctttgtagacgGCTTATAACTTACGGCCACAACAAAGatactcaatttttataataataaatcgatttaaaagcaaaaaatctgatacataattttatcataaaattgacttttcaactgtgcaaagaaatatcttttttaaaagcaCTCATGTTACAATATTTTCTTATGAAAGTGCACTATTTCAAAAgtagtcataaattttcaggttaaaatcattaaaattgcgtgagttatgactttttaagtaaaaaaccccatgaaataaataaatggctataaaatcaacgtTACCTTATGAAAGATATCTTAAACTATATAGGATAATTTgattgtaacaaaatattcaataggggttaaataatacatgattaaatacgctagGGTATgaaacacccacgatgcactttaccgtgatttttaccatataagcactttgagggttaaattgGAAGAATTATCGAGTTTCGGAATCTGGAGTTCTAATTATACTTTTCAAGTAGAAATTAAGAACGTTTTCAGATGCATTTCTGTGAACAAAGTACTTGTGTTCCGGAAAtgggtaaatttaattttttaacaaaaaatgtaacacgTTTATGGCACTTGTaaaatttagatgcatttttttcgaaGAGTTACATAGTCCCGAACAGAATTGTCAGTCCCACTCTACCAGGGTGGCTATTTGGCGGACGACTTcaaatttccggtaatttcccGGGTTT
The sequence above is drawn from the Belonocnema kinseyi isolate 2016_QV_RU_SX_M_011 chromosome 7, B_treatae_v1, whole genome shotgun sequence genome and encodes:
- the LOC117177394 gene encoding 5-hydroxyisourate hydrolase-like, translating into MTDKSIVPQKAPITSHVLDTSSGKPAANLPVSLFQFVDQQWTLLKKSETNGDGRCNDLVGIENFTSGRYKVHFFVSQYFETTSTKSMYPFVEIVFDIENPLDHYHIPLLLSPFGYTTYRGS